The following are encoded in a window of Longibacter salinarum genomic DNA:
- a CDS encoding DUF4249 family protein → MARCDFVDDPSPSRLVVEAFLLSGEPLPEIVLRQTRGLRNPVPPQDSTADAATGAVVTVAIGSDTVAYLPGTTPGRYRPARPVIAKPGESFSVRVQWKGEVVTAAGTVPEPIGIGEACVRVPDDPVEAILVDSLRRDSLDIPAEQGYIFPIDVSVDWQDSTDDDSWVRTGIRPSSDFSSGVVELFLQPVEVDRESDFSFASGSASRRQWVGVYAVSAEDSTAPVPAHEITVSLTRGDSAFASFASSRTDPERREPVSNVDGGIGVATAVALDTLRLAVSEATSGEQCELP, encoded by the coding sequence GTGGCGAGATGTGATTTTGTCGATGATCCGTCGCCGTCCAGACTTGTCGTCGAGGCCTTCCTCTTGTCTGGAGAACCACTGCCCGAAATTGTGCTTCGCCAAACCAGAGGGTTGCGGAATCCAGTGCCTCCGCAGGACTCAACCGCGGACGCTGCTACGGGCGCCGTAGTCACCGTTGCGATCGGCAGCGATACCGTGGCGTACCTGCCGGGCACGACGCCTGGGCGATATCGTCCGGCACGGCCCGTCATCGCCAAGCCGGGAGAATCCTTTTCCGTTCGCGTGCAGTGGAAGGGCGAGGTTGTAACCGCTGCGGGAACAGTACCGGAACCCATCGGGATCGGGGAGGCCTGCGTGCGTGTGCCGGACGACCCGGTGGAGGCAATTCTCGTCGACTCTCTGCGGCGCGACTCTCTCGACATTCCCGCCGAACAGGGATACATTTTCCCGATCGATGTATCCGTGGACTGGCAGGATTCCACCGATGATGATAGCTGGGTCCGAACCGGAATTCGCCCGTCATCGGACTTCTCCTCTGGTGTTGTCGAGCTCTTTCTTCAGCCTGTCGAGGTGGATCGCGAATCCGACTTTTCTTTTGCGTCGGGGTCAGCCTCACGCCGTCAGTGGGTCGGCGTATATGCCGTTTCCGCCGAGGATTCCACGGCGCCCGTTCCGGCGCACGAGATTACCGTGAGTCTGACGCGCGGAGATTCTGCTTTCGCCTCATTTGCGTCGAGTCGAACCGATCCTGAACGTCGAGAGCCGGTGTCGAACGTGGATGGGGGCATCGGTGTCGCCACTGCTGTCGCGCTCGATACGCTACGCCTCGCTGTGTCCGAAGCCACGTCTGGTGAGCAGTGTGAGTTGCCCTGA
- a CDS encoding regulatory protein RecX translates to MPDSADERSSRDIFQEAAAETAAREAETGTSESPESASTGEEALPFEESVPEGPDTRRITDIQTQKKDDARVSVFVDGEFAFGCHQDVAAKHGLHQGQTLTPEMQQEVEVDEEIVRAKQRAFKYLAHKPRTETEVRRKLRGLDLGRRVIDRVIERLYELDYLDDEQYARDYTHNRFSNKGYGPIRIERELTERGIDRHLAERTVARFFEEASELDAAREQARKRWPRVAGEQDVRKQKRKLLGYLQRRGFTPDVVYRVVDEFVDP, encoded by the coding sequence ATGCCTGACTCTGCTGACGAGCGTTCATCGCGAGACATTTTCCAAGAAGCGGCGGCCGAAACAGCGGCTCGAGAGGCGGAGACAGGTACGAGCGAATCCCCCGAGTCGGCGTCCACAGGGGAGGAGGCGCTTCCGTTCGAAGAATCGGTACCTGAGGGGCCGGACACGCGGCGTATCACAGATATCCAGACGCAGAAGAAGGACGACGCGCGCGTTTCCGTGTTCGTCGACGGCGAGTTTGCGTTCGGTTGCCATCAGGATGTCGCGGCCAAGCACGGGCTGCATCAAGGACAGACGTTGACGCCAGAGATGCAGCAAGAGGTTGAGGTCGATGAGGAGATCGTCCGAGCCAAGCAACGGGCATTCAAGTATCTTGCCCACAAGCCAAGGACGGAAACCGAGGTGCGACGGAAGCTCCGTGGACTCGACCTGGGACGTCGCGTCATCGATCGGGTGATCGAACGGCTGTACGAACTGGATTATCTGGACGACGAGCAGTACGCTCGCGATTATACACACAACCGGTTTTCAAATAAGGGATACGGGCCGATTCGCATCGAGCGTGAATTGACCGAGCGCGGCATCGACCGTCACCTTGCCGAGCGGACGGTTGCACGATTTTTCGAGGAGGCGAGTGAGCTCGACGCCGCGCGTGAGCAGGCGCGAAAGCGATGGCCGCGCGTCGCCGGCGAGCAGGATGTCCGAAAGCAGAAGAGAAAGCTATTAGGGTACCTGCAGCGTCGGGGATTTACTCCGGATGTCGTTTATAGAGTTGTCGACGAGTTCGTAGATCCATAG
- a CDS encoding AI-2E family transporter: MADETNVPASPPDRSQPRSDDEGAEASAPGNGAVQSQHASAPTPSNPASPSSPSSAASRDRASSGGMRTGGSGASASSSESPQFPSAPRQDPEPSGGAGPKRRRSIAHSPLGSDPKVVASTPAPSGGRDDRSIFTADRIIRFILGAAALGAAGWVLWYFMGLVVYLVVGGIFAYLLRPVVDRLQGLGLGRVPAILITFVLLFLVASVLVTSIVPFVATQLRDISQLVSVEAATDVADYIETRVREVVPIEEGVLVKNIRQIANALVSADLVEGDRVAETVTSVVSVFTNILYAVIIIPFITFFLLKDGVQIRRSMLQLVPNRYFEVTLAILAKVEANIGRYFRALLVQCTSIAIIASSLLWLVGLESPIAIGIFTGLANTIPYFGPFLGFLGGSLVGIAQTGTFSLVPGVAIAMGLTQLADNVLLQPIIFSRAAQAHPLIILFVVLIGAQLGGIVGMLIAIPLATTIRVMAEQVIWSIRNYRILRST, encoded by the coding sequence ATGGCTGACGAGACAAACGTACCGGCATCGCCCCCCGATCGGTCGCAGCCTCGCTCCGATGATGAAGGAGCAGAGGCCTCTGCTCCCGGTAATGGAGCCGTGCAGTCGCAGCATGCGTCGGCACCCACTCCGTCTAATCCCGCGTCTCCCTCGTCCCCCTCGTCGGCGGCGTCGCGAGATCGTGCATCGAGTGGTGGAATGAGAACAGGAGGCTCCGGCGCTTCGGCTTCGTCATCGGAGTCGCCGCAATTTCCGTCAGCTCCACGTCAGGATCCAGAGCCATCCGGTGGTGCCGGCCCGAAGCGTCGCCGATCGATAGCTCATTCGCCGCTAGGATCCGACCCGAAGGTTGTTGCCTCCACACCGGCACCATCGGGAGGCAGGGATGACCGGTCGATTTTCACCGCCGACCGTATCATCCGGTTTATCCTCGGAGCAGCGGCCCTGGGTGCCGCCGGGTGGGTGCTGTGGTACTTCATGGGACTGGTCGTGTATCTCGTCGTGGGCGGCATTTTCGCGTACCTGCTGCGCCCCGTAGTCGATCGGCTCCAGGGGCTCGGTCTTGGACGCGTGCCAGCGATCCTGATCACGTTCGTCCTGCTTTTTCTTGTCGCCTCCGTTCTGGTGACGTCAATCGTTCCGTTCGTTGCTACACAGCTGCGAGATATCTCCCAGCTCGTGTCGGTAGAGGCAGCAACGGACGTAGCCGACTATATCGAGACGCGCGTACGAGAGGTCGTACCCATCGAGGAGGGCGTTCTCGTGAAGAACATTCGGCAGATCGCGAATGCCCTCGTCAGTGCCGACCTTGTGGAAGGGGATCGCGTGGCCGAGACGGTGACCTCGGTGGTCTCGGTGTTCACCAATATCCTCTACGCGGTGATCATCATTCCATTCATCACCTTTTTCCTGCTGAAGGACGGCGTCCAGATTCGTCGAAGTATGCTTCAGCTGGTACCCAATCGGTACTTTGAGGTCACGCTTGCTATTCTCGCTAAGGTAGAAGCGAATATCGGCCGATACTTTCGAGCCCTGCTTGTGCAATGCACCTCCATAGCGATTATTGCCTCATCGCTGCTCTGGCTCGTCGGTCTAGAAAGTCCGATTGCGATCGGCATCTTCACGGGCCTCGCGAACACGATTCCCTATTTCGGTCCGTTTCTGGGCTTCCTCGGTGGTAGTCTTGTCGGCATCGCTCAAACCGGTACCTTTTCGCTTGTCCCGGGTGTGGCTATTGCCATGGGATTGACGCAGCTGGCTGACAATGTCCTGTTGCAACCCATCATTTTCTCTCGAGCAGCGCAGGCTCACCCACTGATTATCCTGTTTGTGGTCCTAATTGGAGCGCAACTCGGCGGCATCGTGGGCATGCTCATTGCGATTCCCCTGGCGACGACGATCCGCGTTATGGCCGAGCAGGTAATCTGGAGCATTCGTAATTATCGGATTCTGCGCTCGACATGA
- a CDS encoding purine-nucleoside phosphorylase, with the protein MSVAPDPATSDARLNAAVEAVRKKVDIEPEIALILGSGLGDLADAAEGSVNVEAVDIPGYPTSTVEGHHGRLVFGQLEGTPVVFVQGRVHAYEGYNMRRLAFPVRLVHALGANKLLVTNSAGGIHRDFSPGTLMFITDHINFAFASPLVGSCHAPRQAVPGERSDRHLPFYDKEWTKRAKSVARDMGIATREGTYIWVQGPTYETKAEIRAFEKLGADAVGMSTVPEVIQAQHLGMSVLGVSTITNPAAGMGAESLDHEEVLEVGRQVREDLTNLVRGIVREA; encoded by the coding sequence ATGTCCGTTGCTCCCGATCCCGCTACGTCTGACGCTCGTCTCAATGCCGCTGTCGAAGCGGTGCGAAAGAAGGTCGATATTGAGCCGGAGATTGCTCTGATTCTAGGCTCGGGACTTGGCGACCTCGCGGACGCCGCGGAAGGATCAGTCAATGTCGAGGCCGTGGATATTCCCGGTTATCCAACGTCCACGGTCGAGGGTCACCACGGACGGCTCGTCTTCGGGCAACTCGAAGGGACCCCCGTTGTCTTCGTCCAGGGACGCGTGCATGCATACGAAGGCTACAATATGCGGCGCCTGGCTTTCCCGGTACGTCTTGTCCATGCACTCGGCGCAAACAAGCTCCTTGTGACCAACAGTGCGGGCGGGATCCATCGCGACTTCTCGCCGGGGACGCTCATGTTTATCACCGACCACATCAACTTTGCGTTCGCGAGCCCGCTTGTGGGGAGTTGCCACGCGCCGCGTCAGGCCGTGCCGGGAGAGCGTTCAGACCGTCACCTCCCGTTCTACGACAAAGAGTGGACAAAGCGCGCCAAGTCGGTCGCTCGTGATATGGGCATCGCGACGCGCGAAGGAACGTACATCTGGGTGCAGGGGCCGACGTACGAGACGAAAGCCGAGATTCGAGCATTCGAGAAGCTTGGTGCCGATGCCGTGGGGATGAGCACCGTGCCGGAAGTTATCCAGGCTCAGCATCTCGGCATGTCGGTCCTCGGTGTGTCGACCATCACGAACCCGGCGGCCGGCATGGGAGCGGAATCGCTCGACCACGAGGAAGTGCTCGAGGTAGGCCGCCAGGTACGGGAGGACCTGACCAATCTCGTGCGTGGCATCGTGCGGGAGGCTTGA
- a CDS encoding oligosaccharide flippase family protein, whose translation MPLPLSFLDRLPLARGAVLVFATQIAGVILAYLAQILMVRWAGAEAFGLFSMAFASASVLAITGGIGLPDALVRLVSEYRVNEELATLRRLVSASERVVLVSTLGLALLATAGIVIYHGAWPALSSPAGATLLGSWITAPALVLFTLYTNVCRAQHQFLTAYGLGRVGRQLLIIGGTGAIAYLHVRWLDGVALLLMVTGSIFVISIIQRTHARTSLPHSNADGSSPAEVRGWIRFALPFFFTHGFFALFRQTDLLLVGLFAPVEDVGHYRIAMNTAAGVSFVLAAVNTVAAPRFAADHVQGNADALRKTIRRVLPWITSLSTAAFLILAASGPFLLSFFAPSFQNSYVPLLILAGGHLFSACCGPVDTLLYMTGHQRTAARIIVTSVAANLLLSVAGLLLYGLVGAAVASAVCMVGWNVAFVRLARQRLGVDPSLLALLSTGR comes from the coding sequence GTGCCTCTCCCCCTTTCCTTTCTGGATCGGCTTCCTCTCGCTCGCGGCGCGGTGCTGGTTTTCGCAACGCAGATTGCCGGCGTCATACTCGCGTATCTGGCCCAAATCCTCATGGTTCGATGGGCAGGAGCGGAGGCATTCGGACTATTCAGTATGGCGTTCGCAAGCGCCTCCGTTCTCGCTATCACTGGCGGCATCGGCCTACCCGACGCCCTCGTCCGACTCGTTTCCGAGTATCGCGTCAACGAGGAGCTTGCGACCCTTCGACGGCTCGTCTCCGCCTCTGAGCGCGTCGTCCTGGTCTCTACTCTCGGGCTCGCTCTTCTGGCCACAGCGGGGATCGTCATCTACCATGGCGCATGGCCTGCGCTATCTTCTCCCGCCGGCGCGACGCTGCTTGGCAGCTGGATCACGGCTCCCGCGCTTGTGCTCTTCACGCTCTACACCAACGTCTGTCGCGCGCAGCATCAGTTCTTGACGGCCTACGGTCTCGGCCGGGTTGGGCGGCAGCTCTTGATAATCGGAGGGACCGGAGCAATTGCTTATCTCCACGTCCGCTGGCTCGACGGCGTCGCACTTCTACTGATGGTCACCGGGAGCATTTTCGTGATCAGCATAATCCAGCGGACTCATGCACGGACTAGCCTACCGCACAGCAATGCTGATGGGTCGTCTCCCGCCGAAGTCCGCGGCTGGATTCGGTTTGCACTCCCCTTCTTCTTCACTCACGGCTTTTTTGCGCTTTTCCGCCAGACCGACCTTCTACTCGTCGGTCTTTTCGCTCCCGTTGAAGATGTCGGCCACTACCGCATCGCGATGAACACGGCGGCCGGGGTGAGCTTCGTACTCGCCGCCGTAAATACCGTGGCCGCCCCTCGATTTGCCGCCGACCACGTCCAGGGTAACGCCGATGCTCTCCGAAAGACGATCCGCCGCGTCCTACCCTGGATCACCAGTCTCTCCACGGCGGCATTTCTGATTCTTGCCGCTAGCGGCCCGTTCCTGCTTTCTTTTTTCGCCCCATCATTTCAGAATAGCTACGTGCCTCTCTTGATTCTGGCAGGCGGTCACCTGTTCAGCGCGTGCTGCGGGCCGGTCGACACCCTTCTGTACATGACCGGGCATCAGCGTACGGCAGCCCGAATCATCGTCACCAGCGTGGCCGCGAACCTCTTGCTCAGCGTCGCCGGTCTGCTTCTGTATGGCCTCGTCGGTGCCGCCGTAGCATCAGCCGTGTGCATGGTCGGGTGGAATGTTGCCTTTGTACGACTCGCGCGTCAACGCCTCGGCGTCGACCCCTCACTTCTTGCACTCCTATCAACGGGTCGCTGA
- a CDS encoding C25 family cysteine peptidase produces MPSPILRGILAWTATLLVLAVLGADSSDRNAVAPASDAAWSSPSRSSASPRIVTSPTNAARLALDPFAVSDWHDGSAEYVRIAVVEDGVYSVPRSSLEKAGLPASADPASFRLIENGTEIPIVVDGSGRVEFVGSRNRGTDELWAYNGNAAYQSSNERSLYTDTTYYWLTWGGANGLRYETPSAPTSPTPRATVREESHAEQDEVFYLGRPFESEHPLYLSTEGYYWEEIRHSNVGTKQFETTLDVGRRVASSAETLDLRIKVNSSSASCHRVELFAEILQSGSPTFTSLDVIEWQGYSEKTLTASIPQDQVPASGLRVRLESSNGSFTSSSCPDPTRNPNYVLIDYIEADYTRQLTASGNAQRFDAPTTNATTFELGGYTSGPVRIFHPESRRIWSIPVTNGSASFSDAPSSVNSRYEAIAAGAERAPAAVLSDSPSNWSDPQANGADYVILTTKSLRPSADDLANYRRTQNGFDVAVVEVQDVYDEFDYGRPTPIAIRRFVRASQSWTGGAPRFLTIWGDAQYPIYTDDEIDEVRPSWSVSSFGFPPSDGWFAMQQNGPTDWSELLAVGRVPIRSNEHGRTYLDKLTTYESAPRDRWQQRMLLLAGGTSSFEQQQLQSSSNRWGERATRRSTPQGDTLYPAGMDSIRYYKSINDPLDVSFQDSLAQDLRQGVGWLNYFGHSAAQTWEIVTDPPSEFDNAGRLPMVVSLGCRTGSFAGGRYEVRSAPSLGEQLVVGSVNASGQVEPGAENGSIAHWGSSALGNLRPSAILNDALINRVFRDTMRVLGVAIQQAKADVAASYGGSPTYVRHLLQYSLLGDPATRLSLPDQPDFHLEASQIRTSPSAPTPSNSLQLEVSLQNRGLVPSDSVDLYLQWSKPDGSVEETSRRLPRFALQTEEYFSLDLSEATIGTNTLELTADPLGQIPEMVESDNRAENSIVVFSQGLELVSPVRQETVSKTSPTFRVNLVRQTPGDLSVDIQVDTTASFSSPALQSTSQSTSNVYLDWTPPEPLIQDQPYYWRARIGGNSPGVWKSAAFSVAPNQPADWRQFSNLFDVNGNQRVVRENNTWSFSTFSLNVKSYGQRSSSPSDYGFNVGGSDSYIFLGLGYGVLVIDGTSGEVKAVDEFTTYDLQTQFEYALENGEMQEAIDALRAFLDTNVDAGDYVFVQTRHLGRESSFGVDIQQEVKDLFKSLGSGTTPTPYTTYIDTLEYTDAWTLSARKGDPSFTREQVLPAGTAGATRQIMLERNLPFRRASGTTVTPLIGPASDWTELRWKGSTSASSNIEVEVLAPDSTRLLGPFSGDNGTEALSSLDADTYPYLRLRGTLSDTVQRDAPQLDRWEVDFTGVPEIAVDPATLATIADTVQQGDNLPIDLPVINLGDIASSDVVVTYRFTGSNNIQRVVRRDTLTGLAPNEQSQSQLQLSTQDVDGLTLLDATASIPTVERLTFNNTAVRNLRVVTDDTPPVLSVFSDGRQLQARPTVDDLNLKDARLPFVPLQPTLEIRIEDENPFFAIDDTSHVEVYISEGLPSTDTGFLSTYEQVGFATNLLEFSPSNPNEGVQEATVTYTPDFTGRDSTYTLRVEAKDGSDNEIDPYEVSFRVTTEQRIRDVYPYPNPMSTNTTFAFRVEGGQTQDLRNFRLRIYTVAGRLIREFDERDLQTGSLRVGWNMLPWDGRDEDGDRVATGVYLYRVAVEGADGTFTGDVEKVAVIR; encoded by the coding sequence ATGCCTTCCCCCATCCTTCGCGGCATTCTCGCGTGGACCGCGACTCTTCTGGTTCTTGCTGTCCTCGGCGCAGATTCGTCCGATCGGAACGCCGTTGCTCCGGCTTCCGATGCAGCGTGGTCGTCGCCGTCCCGGTCGTCCGCTTCTCCCCGGATCGTAACCTCCCCAACGAACGCAGCACGTCTGGCTCTTGACCCGTTTGCTGTCAGCGACTGGCACGATGGCTCCGCAGAGTACGTCCGTATCGCCGTCGTAGAGGATGGCGTGTACAGCGTCCCCCGGTCCTCGCTGGAAAAAGCAGGCCTTCCTGCAAGCGCAGATCCGGCCTCCTTTCGCCTGATCGAAAACGGCACCGAAATTCCAATCGTCGTTGACGGATCCGGTCGCGTGGAATTTGTCGGGAGCCGCAATCGAGGTACAGACGAACTGTGGGCCTACAATGGGAACGCTGCCTACCAGAGCAGTAATGAGCGAAGCCTCTACACCGACACGACGTACTACTGGCTCACGTGGGGCGGAGCGAACGGACTCCGATACGAGACACCCTCTGCCCCAACCTCTCCCACACCACGAGCAACGGTTCGAGAAGAATCACACGCAGAACAGGACGAGGTTTTTTACCTCGGCCGCCCCTTCGAATCGGAGCATCCGCTCTACCTCTCTACCGAAGGATACTACTGGGAAGAAATTCGGCACTCGAACGTCGGGACAAAACAGTTTGAGACAACACTGGATGTCGGCCGGCGCGTCGCCTCGTCTGCTGAGACGCTTGACCTGCGCATCAAGGTCAACTCTTCGTCGGCGTCGTGTCATCGGGTCGAATTGTTTGCTGAAATTCTTCAATCCGGGTCGCCCACATTTACCTCCCTGGATGTCATCGAGTGGCAGGGGTACAGTGAAAAGACGCTGACTGCCTCCATTCCTCAAGATCAGGTACCAGCGTCGGGGCTTCGTGTCCGCCTTGAGTCGAGCAACGGTTCCTTCACCAGTTCCAGCTGCCCAGACCCGACGCGCAACCCAAACTATGTCCTCATCGACTACATAGAGGCGGATTACACGCGGCAGTTGACGGCGTCCGGCAACGCGCAACGCTTCGACGCACCCACGACGAATGCCACCACCTTCGAGCTTGGCGGCTACACGTCGGGTCCTGTCCGCATTTTCCACCCAGAATCGCGTCGAATCTGGTCGATTCCGGTCACAAATGGAAGCGCCTCGTTTTCCGACGCTCCGTCCTCCGTCAACAGCCGGTATGAGGCCATCGCTGCGGGCGCCGAACGTGCGCCTGCAGCCGTACTCTCGGATTCCCCCTCCAACTGGTCAGACCCGCAGGCAAACGGGGCTGACTACGTGATTTTAACGACGAAGAGTCTTCGTCCATCCGCGGATGACCTCGCTAATTATCGCCGAACTCAGAACGGATTTGATGTGGCCGTTGTCGAAGTTCAGGATGTGTACGATGAGTTCGACTACGGGCGCCCTACGCCCATTGCGATCCGACGATTTGTACGTGCAAGCCAATCCTGGACCGGGGGAGCGCCACGGTTTTTAACCATCTGGGGCGACGCACAATACCCGATATATACCGATGACGAGATTGACGAAGTTCGACCGTCGTGGAGCGTCAGCTCGTTCGGGTTTCCGCCGTCCGACGGGTGGTTTGCCATGCAGCAGAACGGCCCCACGGACTGGTCCGAGTTGCTGGCGGTCGGCCGGGTGCCCATCCGATCTAACGAGCATGGACGCACCTATCTGGATAAGCTGACCACGTACGAATCCGCACCTCGCGACCGGTGGCAGCAGCGGATGCTCCTGCTGGCTGGCGGAACGAGTAGCTTCGAACAACAGCAACTGCAGTCGAGCTCCAATCGCTGGGGGGAGCGTGCCACGCGCCGCTCCACGCCGCAGGGCGACACGCTCTACCCCGCGGGCATGGACTCGATTCGCTATTACAAAAGCATCAACGATCCACTCGACGTATCCTTTCAGGACTCCCTCGCCCAAGATCTTCGTCAGGGCGTCGGCTGGCTCAACTATTTCGGTCACTCGGCGGCGCAGACCTGGGAAATCGTCACCGATCCGCCGTCCGAATTCGACAATGCCGGACGCCTGCCAATGGTTGTTTCACTCGGGTGCCGAACCGGTTCGTTTGCTGGAGGGCGCTACGAGGTTCGCTCTGCCCCATCCCTTGGCGAACAACTTGTGGTCGGATCCGTGAACGCGTCCGGTCAAGTGGAACCGGGTGCAGAAAACGGAAGCATCGCACACTGGGGCTCTTCTGCGCTCGGCAACCTTCGCCCCTCGGCCATTCTAAATGACGCCCTGATCAATCGTGTTTTCCGGGATACCATGCGCGTCCTAGGAGTGGCGATCCAGCAAGCAAAGGCAGACGTCGCAGCCAGTTATGGCGGAAGCCCGACGTATGTCCGCCATCTGCTTCAATACAGCCTGCTCGGTGACCCCGCGACGCGGCTGTCACTTCCCGATCAGCCCGACTTCCATCTTGAAGCATCTCAGATTCGAACGTCTCCGTCCGCACCAACCCCCTCCAACTCGCTCCAGCTTGAGGTCTCGCTTCAAAACCGTGGTCTCGTACCGTCAGATAGCGTCGACCTCTACCTTCAGTGGTCGAAGCCCGACGGAAGCGTCGAGGAGACATCCCGGCGTCTTCCCCGATTTGCCCTCCAGACGGAGGAGTATTTCTCCCTGGATCTCAGCGAGGCAACGATCGGAACGAACACACTCGAACTAACGGCAGATCCGCTCGGTCAGATTCCAGAGATGGTCGAGAGCGACAACCGTGCGGAAAACTCAATTGTTGTTTTCTCGCAGGGCCTCGAACTGGTCTCGCCGGTGCGCCAGGAGACCGTGTCAAAGACGTCGCCAACCTTTCGGGTCAACCTGGTACGACAAACGCCAGGGGATCTCTCCGTCGATATTCAGGTGGACACCACGGCCTCCTTCTCTTCCCCGGCGTTGCAATCCACATCACAATCTACTTCAAACGTCTATCTCGACTGGACGCCCCCCGAACCGCTGATCCAGGACCAACCCTATTACTGGCGAGCACGAATCGGAGGAAACTCGCCCGGAGTGTGGAAATCCGCGGCATTTTCCGTAGCTCCAAACCAGCCGGCCGACTGGCGACAGTTCAGCAATCTGTTCGATGTAAACGGCAACCAACGGGTCGTCCGAGAGAACAACACTTGGTCGTTCTCGACCTTCTCCCTGAACGTGAAATCGTACGGTCAACGGAGTTCCTCGCCAAGCGATTACGGGTTTAATGTCGGTGGATCAGACAGCTACATCTTTCTCGGCCTCGGGTATGGGGTTCTCGTGATCGATGGCACGTCTGGAGAGGTGAAAGCGGTTGACGAGTTCACGACCTATGACCTGCAGACCCAGTTTGAGTATGCTCTGGAAAATGGGGAAATGCAGGAAGCAATCGACGCGCTTCGCGCCTTCTTAGACACCAATGTAGACGCAGGAGACTACGTGTTCGTGCAGACCCGCCACCTCGGGCGAGAATCTTCCTTCGGCGTCGACATTCAGCAGGAGGTTAAGGATCTTTTCAAAAGTCTCGGATCAGGAACCACTCCCACCCCCTACACCACCTACATCGATACGCTGGAGTACACAGACGCATGGACCCTGAGTGCTCGGAAAGGCGACCCGTCGTTCACCCGTGAACAGGTACTTCCCGCGGGCACAGCAGGGGCGACTCGACAAATCATGCTTGAGCGAAATCTACCGTTTCGGCGTGCGTCAGGAACAACCGTTACACCGCTTATTGGGCCTGCCTCCGACTGGACGGAACTCCGCTGGAAGGGATCCACATCCGCCTCCTCGAACATCGAGGTTGAAGTCCTCGCCCCCGACTCGACTCGCCTCCTCGGTCCGTTTTCCGGAGATAATGGCACCGAGGCGCTCTCCTCTCTGGATGCCGACACCTATCCCTACCTGCGCCTTCGAGGTACGCTTTCTGACACGGTCCAGCGAGACGCCCCACAGCTTGATCGTTGGGAAGTTGATTTCACCGGTGTCCCCGAAATTGCCGTCGACCCAGCAACACTGGCTACGATTGCCGATACAGTTCAGCAGGGCGACAACCTTCCCATTGACCTCCCCGTCATCAACCTGGGCGATATCGCATCCTCCGATGTTGTCGTTACATACCGGTTCACCGGGTCTAACAACATTCAGCGCGTTGTTCGGCGCGATACCCTCACGGGCCTCGCTCCGAACGAACAGTCGCAAAGCCAGCTTCAACTTTCGACCCAAGACGTGGACGGCCTCACGCTTCTCGACGCGACCGCATCTATCCCAACTGTTGAACGGCTCACGTTCAACAACACGGCCGTCCGCAACCTTCGTGTCGTAACGGACGACACTCCTCCTGTCCTCAGCGTTTTTTCGGATGGCCGCCAGCTTCAGGCACGCCCCACGGTGGACGACCTAAACCTCAAGGACGCCCGTCTGCCGTTCGTTCCTCTGCAGCCCACCCTTGAAATCCGCATCGAGGATGAGAACCCGTTCTTTGCCATTGACGACACCTCGCACGTCGAGGTGTATATCAGCGAAGGCCTCCCGTCCACAGACACTGGATTTCTCTCGACCTATGAGCAGGTTGGCTTCGCCACAAATCTCCTTGAGTTTTCCCCATCGAATCCGAATGAAGGCGTGCAGGAGGCGACCGTCACCTACACCCCAGATTTCACTGGGCGCGACTCGACCTACACGCTTCGAGTGGAGGCGAAAGATGGTTCTGACAATGAAATCGACCCGTACGAAGTCAGCTTTCGGGTAACGACGGAGCAGCGAATCCGTGATGTTTATCCATATCCGAATCCGATGAGCACGAACACGACGTTCGCGTTTCGGGTGGAAGGGGGCCAGACTCAGGATCTCCGCAACTTCCGGCTCCGCATCTATACGGTCGCCGGCCGCCTCATTCGTGAGTTCGACGAGCGAGATCTGCAGACAGGGTCGCTCCGCGTCGGCTGGAATATGTTGCCGTGGGACGGACGGGATGAGGATGGCGACCGGGTCGCCACCGGTGTATATCTTTATCGGGTGGCTGTAGAAGGGGCAGACGGGACCTTCACCGGAGATGTCGAGAAGGTTGCCGTCATCCGCTAA